AATCATTACTAAATATATCAGGAGAAATGCAAGATGGGAGACAATTATTTTAATACCCTGCCGCTGCGGCTGCAACTGGCGGAATTAGCCAAATGCCGGTTTATGGATACTTCGGAATTTTCCGGTGTGACTGCATTGAAAGGCAAAAAGATCGTGATTGTGGGCTGCGGAGCCCAGGGGCTCCACCAGGGGCTCAATCTGCGGGATTCCGGTCTGGATGTGTCTTATGCCTTGAGGGATGCGGCCATTGCTGAGAAACGGCAGTCCTGGAAAAACGCCACAGATCATGGATTTGTGGTGGACACATATGCGCGGTTGCTGCCGTCGGCAGATCTGGTGATCAATCTGACACCGGATAAGCAGCACACATCGGTTGTGACCGCGATCATGCCGTTGATGAAAAAAAATGCCTGTCTGTCATATTCCCATGGATTCAATATTGTGGAAGAGGGCATGAAGATCCGAGAGGACCTGACCGTGATCATGGTGGCGCCCAAATCACCCGGAACCGAAGTCAGGGAAGAATACAAACGCGGATTTGGTGTTCCCACACTGATTGCGGTCCATCGGGAAAACGATCCCAGAGGTGAGGGCATGGAACTGGCCAAAGCCTATGCTGCGGCCACTGGCGGCCACCGGGCCGGGGTCCTGGAATCATCGTTTGTGGCGGAAGTGAAATCCGATCTCATGGGTGAACAGACCATTTTGTGCGGTATGCTTCAGGCCGGATCTTTGCTGTGCTTTGACAAGATGATCGAAAAAGGCATGGATGAAGGCGATGCATGCCGGCTGGTTCAGTACGGGTGGGAAACGATCACCGAAGCCCTGAAACACGGGGGCATCACCAACATGATGGACCGGCTGTCCAACCCGGCCAAAATCCGGGCTTTTGATTTGAGTGAGCAGCTCAAACAGATTCTGACGCCGTTGTTCTACCGGCATATGGATGACATCATGTCCGGCAGGTTCTCGGAAACCATGATGAAAGACTGGGCCAACGATGACGTCAACCTGCTCACCTGGCGGGCTCAGACGGCAGACACGCCTTTTGAAAAAGCGGTGTCCCGGGAAACGGAACTGTCTGAACAGGCCTATTTTGATTACGGGATTCTCATGGTGGCCATGGTCAAGGCCGGGGTGGAACTGGCCTATGATACTATGGTTTCCGCCGGTATTGTGGAGGAATCCGCGTATTATGAATCTTTGCACGAAGTGCCCTTGATTGCCAATCTCATTGCCCGGAAAAAATTGTATGAAATGAATGTGGTGATTTCCGATACGGCGGAGTACGGGTGTTATCTGTTCAGCCACAGTGCGGTTCCCATGCTCAAAGAATTCATGGCATCCATTGATACGGATGTGATCGGCAAAGGACTTGATACCCCGGATACCGGGGTGGACAATATCCGTTTGATACAGGTGAACCAGGCCATCCGGTCCACATCCGTGGAACAGGTGGGCAAAAAACTGAGGACTTATATGGGCGCCATGAGACCTATTTTCTGATGCAGATCGTAACCAGCCATATGAATACGGATTTTGATGCCCTGGCTTCCATGGTGGCCTGTACTTGTTTGTACCCCGGTACCCGGGGGGTGGTGCCTTCCCATGTCACAGCCGGAGTCCGGGCATTTCTTTCCATTCATCAGGACCTGTTACGGATTGTTCCCCGAAAGGGATTTGATCTGGAAACCGTTTCTTCTCTGATCGTGGTGGACACCAATAACTGGAACCGGCTGGACCGGATGCAGCCGCTGAAGGACAGGCAGAATTTTGAGATTATCTGCTGGGACCACCACATGTCCGGGACAAATATCATATCCGGAGTTGAACACAGAGAAGAGGTCGGGGCCACCATCACACTTTTGCTGGAAGAGATGGAACGGCAGCAGACACCGTTCACTCCCATGCAGGCCACCTTGTTTCTGTTGGGAATTTACGATGACACCGGATGTTTGACGTTTTCATCGGCCACCCCCAGAGATGCCAGAATGACCGCGTTTCTGCTTGAAAACGGGGCGGATCTGAATATTGTGTCTTCATTTTTATCCAATGCCATGGATGATTCCCATACCCGGGTATTTTCAGATATGCTGGCAAAGGCTGACGTGTTGACACTGGAAGGCGTGAACATCGGCATCTGTGCCATACCGGTGCAAAGCGGCTTGACCATGCTGGCGTCGCTGGTGGAAAAATATAAGGAATTCAAAGGGCTGGACGCGGTTTTCGGCATATTTTCCACCGATCAGAACAAGGTGATGGTGATCGGCCGGTCCAACCCTGATGCTGTGGATGTGGGTGCTGTGGTGCGGGCTTTAGGGGGCGGTGGTCACCCCGGGGCCGGTTCTGCGGTTGTCAAGGAAGATGACCTGGCAAAGATCACAGAAAAGATAACCACCCTGATCCGGGAAACCGGCCGCAAATCATCGCTGGTGAAAGAGATCATGCTCCATGCGGCCCGGTTTGTTCTCCGGCCGGATCAGACCGTGGCCGAGGCCGGAGAAATCATGGCCCGTACCCGGGTCCGGGCCCTGCTGGTCTGTGATAAAGACCGGTTTCTGGGATTGATACCGGAATCTGCGGTGGTGCGTGCCAGGCAAAACAATCGGCTGTCCACGCCGGTCAAAGGCATGGTCAAACCGGATGTACCGGTGGTGGGGCCTGGGGATGATATCCGAACCGCTGCGGCACATATGAATCTGTCCCAGGAAGGAATGCTGCCGGTACTTGAACAAGGCCGTGTCGCAGGGGTTCTGACCCGGGGCAGTCTGGTGCTGCACATGTATGATATGTGAAACTATTTCGTGAAAACAGGGATCAGGTGTGTGGCTTCAGATCGGTTGATATCTGCAAAGATTGCAGGATCTCTTCCTGTTCGTCCAGAATCTGATCCAGAATACTCCCGTTGGTATAGGGATTCATGATCACGGATCGAAGAACCACCGCCGTGTATGCATCCGCTGGATGAATTTTCAGGCAGGTGCGGGACACAAAACTTTTACCGGCTTCCCGTTGAATCCGCTGTAAATCTGTGTTGATCTGATCCAGGCAGGCATCGATTTCCTGCTGCCGGGCCGGTGTCACACCGGCATCCATCTGTTGTTTCAACGCTGGGGGGATGGCCCGGTAGGTAAGAATGTTGAGTACCGGTATTGTGACCAGCTGAAACAGATCCCGGTCTTTGATTTTTTGGGCAAACAGCCGGGCCGTGTCAATACCGTGCTCGATCATCAATGCATACCCTTGGGATCCCATGATTTTCAGGGCACTGTCCAGGATCAGAGAACTGGCTTCCCTGGACCCTTCCAGGGTTTTGATGCCCAGGTCCACAGAGCCTTTCCGGTTGACATATCCGGCATGATAAATGATCCGGTCCAGCGCGGTGGGATCTTTGAAAAAGACCATGCCGGCACTCATGGGCATGTAGAACTGCTTGTGGCAGTCAATGGTGACGGAATCCGCTTCCCGGATGCCGTCCAGCAGGGGGGCGTATTTTTCCGACAGCATCACCGGCCCGCCCCAGGCCGCATCCACATGAAAATGAATCCCATGGGTTCGGCACAGGTGTGCCATCTCAGGCAGCGGGTCAATGGTGCCGGTTTCAGTGGCCCCGGCAATGCCCACGATGGCGGCGATTTTGATTTTTTTGTTCTGTGAGAACGCTTCCACCTGCCGGGTCAGTTCATTCATATCGATTTGATGCTGTTTGTTCACTCCCACGGCAATGATGTTTCTGTTTCCGATCCCCAGAATTCCGCCGGCTTTTTTTAGAGAAAAGTGCCCCCGTTCCGACACCAGTACCACCAGACGCTCCAGATCATGAGCCTTCATGGCGGCTGCCATGCCGTCCTGCTCCACACCGGCAAAATTGCCGGTTGCCGGGAGACACTGGTTTCTTGCCACCCACAGGGCCGTGATATTGGCCGTGGTGCCCCCGTTGGTGAACAGACCCAGGCAGGTATCCACATTTTGAACATGGGTGTCATAAAACGCGGGTTCCCGGTTGTAAACCATGCGGTGTACTTTGGCCAGTACCTGTTTTTCCAGGACCGACAGCACTTTGGACGTTTCCAGTTTGATCAGATTCTGGTTCAGAGCCGCAGTGATGGCTTTGAGGTGAACCATGAAAAACGGAATAGCCGAAGTCATGTGTCCGATGAAATAAGGTGAGGCCACATTCACGGCCCGGGGGGCGATTTCATTGATGATGTCTTTAATGACATCGGCCAGTTTTTTTTCCGGCTCACGGCGGATGGTCGTATCGGTATAGGATTTCGCCAGGGTCGCAAGCGGAATGGCTTCGGTCACCCCCACATGGGAGTTGAGAAATTCATGGAGACCGAACAGGATCTGTTCCATGTATTTGATCAGGGTCTGCCGGCTTTTTTCGTC
Above is a window of Desulfotignum balticum DSM 7044 DNA encoding:
- the ilvC gene encoding ketol-acid reductoisomerase; protein product: MGDNYFNTLPLRLQLAELAKCRFMDTSEFSGVTALKGKKIVIVGCGAQGLHQGLNLRDSGLDVSYALRDAAIAEKRQSWKNATDHGFVVDTYARLLPSADLVINLTPDKQHTSVVTAIMPLMKKNACLSYSHGFNIVEEGMKIREDLTVIMVAPKSPGTEVREEYKRGFGVPTLIAVHRENDPRGEGMELAKAYAAATGGHRAGVLESSFVAEVKSDLMGEQTILCGMLQAGSLLCFDKMIEKGMDEGDACRLVQYGWETITEALKHGGITNMMDRLSNPAKIRAFDLSEQLKQILTPLFYRHMDDIMSGRFSETMMKDWANDDVNLLTWRAQTADTPFEKAVSRETELSEQAYFDYGILMVAMVKAGVELAYDTMVSAGIVEESAYYESLHEVPLIANLIARKKLYEMNVVISDTAEYGCYLFSHSAVPMLKEFMASIDTDVIGKGLDTPDTGVDNIRLIQVNQAIRSTSVEQVGKKLRTYMGAMRPIF
- a CDS encoding pyridoxal-dependent decarboxylase; amino-acid sequence: MNPISTPGNIPSDLVADWQTLHRVFIRPEDEKSRQTLIKYMEQILFGLHEFLNSHVGVTEAIPLATLAKSYTDTTIRREPEKKLADVIKDIINEIAPRAVNVASPYFIGHMTSAIPFFMVHLKAITAALNQNLIKLETSKVLSVLEKQVLAKVHRMVYNREPAFYDTHVQNVDTCLGLFTNGGTTANITALWVARNQCLPATGNFAGVEQDGMAAAMKAHDLERLVVLVSERGHFSLKKAGGILGIGNRNIIAVGVNKQHQIDMNELTRQVEAFSQNKKIKIAAIVGIAGATETGTIDPLPEMAHLCRTHGIHFHVDAAWGGPVMLSEKYAPLLDGIREADSVTIDCHKQFYMPMSAGMVFFKDPTALDRIIYHAGYVNRKGSVDLGIKTLEGSREASSLILDSALKIMGSQGYALMIEHGIDTARLFAQKIKDRDLFQLVTIPVLNILTYRAIPPALKQQMDAGVTPARQQEIDACLDQINTDLQRIQREAGKSFVSRTCLKIHPADAYTAVVLRSVIMNPYTNGSILDQILDEQEEILQSLQISTDLKPHT
- a CDS encoding CBS domain-containing protein encodes the protein MQIVTSHMNTDFDALASMVACTCLYPGTRGVVPSHVTAGVRAFLSIHQDLLRIVPRKGFDLETVSSLIVVDTNNWNRLDRMQPLKDRQNFEIICWDHHMSGTNIISGVEHREEVGATITLLLEEMERQQTPFTPMQATLFLLGIYDDTGCLTFSSATPRDARMTAFLLENGADLNIVSSFLSNAMDDSHTRVFSDMLAKADVLTLEGVNIGICAIPVQSGLTMLASLVEKYKEFKGLDAVFGIFSTDQNKVMVIGRSNPDAVDVGAVVRALGGGGHPGAGSAVVKEDDLAKITEKITTLIRETGRKSSLVKEIMLHAARFVLRPDQTVAEAGEIMARTRVRALLVCDKDRFLGLIPESAVVRARQNNRLSTPVKGMVKPDVPVVGPGDDIRTAAAHMNLSQEGMLPVLEQGRVAGVLTRGSLVLHMYDM